The Thermodesulfobacteriota bacterium genome has a segment encoding these proteins:
- a CDS encoding DNA polymerase III subunit gamma/tau — MSFGDILGHERETEILGRAIATGRVAHSYLFAGPDGVGKGKVAREFAKALNCEGGEGGEDRPGI; from the coding sequence ATGTCTTTCGGAGATATCCTGGGGCATGAGAGGGAGACGGAGATACTCGGGAGGGCCATAGCTACCGGCAGGGTCGCCCACTCCTACCTCTTTGCCGGCCCGGACGGTGTGGGCAAGGGAAAGGTCGCCCGCGAGTTCGCGAAGGCCCTTAACTGCGAGGGGGGGGAGGGGGGGGAGGACAGACCGGGCATAC